The Carassius gibelio isolate Cgi1373 ecotype wild population from Czech Republic chromosome A8, carGib1.2-hapl.c, whole genome shotgun sequence genome contains the following window.
AAGGAAAGTAGTTGTGGACCGAAATATGAACATCCAAAGTTTTTCAATTGCATTGAATTCAActcattttgtgtttattttaataatttgtatttttattgtttttaatgcaaatgtttttttttaaatgaaaatagaattcatagtgttactttttttttcatttttattatttttaatgcaaatggTAAGACCTCAAGCTGTAAATGTCCAAGCACTTGAatcatttttgtttatgtttttaatagctttaaatgcaacttttttatatgttttttttatgtgctgttttatttttaattcactgGCAGCTGTGCTAGTGTGAACCAATGAAACATGgtactgtaaaatgtttttgcaattaaAGCTCTGCCAGACCAACTGTGGTGTAGTTATTGATATATAACTAATCATAATCATTTTGTTCACTTTGGCGACTCTAGTGGTCAGAATATGTCTGCTGGTTTCAAGCATTGTCAGTTTGATTCATTCGGTTCGCTCGGACGGATCGTTCGAATCGAACCTAGGTCCTCCCTCACAGGTACACATGCTTTACGACTCGGTTCGATCGAATCATGAAGAAGAATCGATTCAATGGAGCGCCGCTGTTCTTTGTCCTCGCGGTGACTGACTGCATATGATCCCGctgaatgtacattatttattccTCCGTTTACAATCTGTATTCATCAAGCAGAAGATTTGAAGGATGGTGTTAGTTCATGTCGGATATCTGGTTCTTCCTGTCTTTGGCTCTGTGAGAAATAGAGGTATTTATATCGTATTATTACACGATCAGATCACATCTTAAGGGCCTTTGCGTGTTTAATGCATGATCGATAAACCACACGACTGATCTATATGCTGCTGTAGGTCCTTACTTAGGagatattaaacaaaaacatgctatttagattttttaagcgAATCGGTGAGGTTTGACTCGGATCTGATGTTAGTCTGTTTGCTAGCCATTCGAAGGACGCTTTCTGCGtcagatttcattttcaaatcaatAATTTTCTTATATAATGTACATTTGGATTATTTGATAGATTTTCGATTCGTTTAATCGTGTATTTGATCgctgaatgtgattttaaaggttTGTGAAGTTTGGTTTTACCTTTAGAAAGCTAAATATGCTAATTCAGGCCTGAGCTTAACGGacagcaaataaaacaaaaatacatagcTTCAGTTATTAACTACAGTCTTTTAATGCTCTTGTAGTACATTTACGAATAAAATAAGTGTTTTGGGTAGGTTTGTGTCAGCCTCAGAATCTGCAGTTCATCAAACAAAAGCTAATGTGTTATTTTTGAAACTCCGCTTAATCATCCACACCTGCGTGTTGTTCGTCTAATGAGGAAACTAGTTTTAAGTTGAGCTGCTAACTTTACCTCCATCACTGATTCCATGAAGCTTTTTTGATTTCTGTTTCTGATCTCCTGTCTCATAGTTTGATTTCATGTGCTTTATTTCTGTTCTTATCTCCTGTCTCATAGTCTATGGAGGCTGAATCTACATTCTGCATTATCAGATCATTGTGTTTTAATGATCATCTGTGTTCTGATCCCTCCTCATTTCCTATTTCCATCAGAAGACGACAAACATCTCAGATCTGCTCCCTTCCTgagaacaaacacacactaaaacCAGAGCTAACACATTTAGAGCTGTCTGTATGTCAAGTGCTGTAGTTTAACACACATCAGTAGCTCTAGAAGAGTGACTTATGTATGTCCCATCCAGCTTTTGTAGTCAACATGAATGTAAATTCCTGTAAAATGGATGCATTTTGTGCTCGGATGATTCCAAAAAAGCTTTAGCTGTCACCTACATAACGTGTGCTTCATTCATTGCCCTTCTGATTTTACACGATCATTCACAATCATGTTTTgagcaaaagcaaaaaaataaaaaataaaaaatacacacccAAGGAAGCAACTCGCCAACTAACTAACGATTGGCTACAATTGCATTGAATCCAAATTGCGTCCAAAATGCCATCCATTTGGCAGGGATGTTGATTTCCTGCACTGCTACTGAGATCCTCTATTAGAGCAATGCAAATGTCTATTGTTTGGTTGTGGTTTCTTTACCTTTTGTTCTGGTAATAGACGTCAATGCATGAATcacattattcatattattttaattctacATTGAATAGACTCCAATGTAATCTTTCTGTAGTAAAGATGTACCCTGCTGTACTGTAACGTGCTGTAGCCGATGCATCTGCTCATTGGATGTTGCTTTTGTTCTGTTAACCCTGTACTGAGCATGGTGGGCCTTGCTATCGGtcaatgttgttttatttgttgCATGAACTTATTATTATGACACAAATCCACATATACTAATATTTTTCAATAAAGAATATAGTATTTTTCCTAACCTCCAGTGTGCTTCTTGCTGATTTCCATTTATTGTCTCCCCCACCACCCACCTCCCTCTGCTGTGACCGGATTTCCTCGCTTTTTTCATCATGAGATCTCAATGAGTTGATCTGTGGTCATTTACGCTCATCACTGAGGCACTTAAAGGTGCAGGGTGCGTTCAAGATAACCGTAGACGTCCATAATTTGAATGAGATTCTACTAGATCCATTGCCAATCATGGTTTTAACGCTGCACCTTTAAGTCTTCTCAAAGTAAATGATCCGGATGCAATGTAAACGTGGCCTTTCTCTGTGGTGTGTCCAGATATATCCACACATTTCATCTCTGTGATTGAATCTTTTCTCACTAACGAGCAATAGCCACGTCCCATTTCTCTGTGATGATGACACATTATACATGATTTCATCTGGTGATTTAGGTTTTAAGTGTTTTCGATTCCTTCATTCTAGAGTGGAGAGATGGATAATTCTGCTTTTGTGTGTCTCATTTTCTCCCCATTTCTATTGACATAACTTTGATATTTCCTTCTCATAATGAATAATATAAACCCATAAAATGGTGCATTGATTCATTTCCTCATTTATTTGTCATATTGTGAGTAGCCAGCCGATAACTCCATCACAACTGGACAAACTCGGTCTCAAAATCTTATGTTATTAATCCAGTGAAATATAAGTAGCGCTTCTGAAATAAGGACATTTGATTCTATGTAGcctgtttaatttaaaagtagtCTTATGCAATAGAAATTACATTCATTCCAGAAATGTCAGGACTTTTTATGGAGTGTAATTGTTGCTCTATACATTAATGTTCACATGTCAGCTTTACATGTCTTGCCCCGGCCCCAGCAAAAGCCTTGGGTTCCTGTGATGTCTGACGCTTCTGATGTCATTTTGCTTCTATGAAGGCTTAGAGTTGAAGAGATAATAATCCCACTTGGATAAGTCACAATAACATGTTCCCAAGGATCAAGAGTCAGTCCTAGAAAAACATTCCTATCAGCCAATCATATTTCAGAATTATACGCTTTGACAGTATTCTTAACCCTTAAGTCATTTCAGGAGTGGGCGACGGATGAGGTTTGGAATATGATTGTTGTTCTAGAACCAACAGAGGATGTTGATTCAGGAAGATATCCTACTTCACGTCCGTTGAGATGTCATTGACTTTGAGATTGTGTTTTGCCAGCACATGGATATTGCTTTGGAAAATAGTTCCCACAGACGTATCCAAAATCCTGTCATTAGAAAACGCAAATCCCTTTCTTGATAAGGTGTGACAGGCTAACAGCtcacaaaaaatgaaataaaacagcatCTTTGGTATAAACCCAGACCTTTACTACTCATTTGGCTGAGAATCTAAAGCCGCTGTGGATTCCTTCAGCTATCCAGGAATGCATCACGCAGTCTGCTTTCAGTAGTCGCTAAATTAATGTAGAGCGTTCACATCTGCTGTGCCGAGGTGAGGAGACACTTCTGCTGATATATGCATGATTATTTCCCCAACAGCTAATTGCATTGGACGACTCACTCACAAAGTAGCCTGACAAGAAAAGTTGGTGATGGTTCTGATCATTAGAAACATGTCATGTTATCCATCAGGATGTTCTACCATCTCTACGTTTAGGTCTATATTTGTTTAAGCGCTTCGTAACATTACCAATGTAATCTTTGTTTTTAGGTTTGTGCTTTATTGATTTGGGAACCAGTTGGAAACCAAGTACCGTATTCTGCAATGAACTGACCACCTAAAAAGTTCAGTGTCCTGTTGCATAAACATTTAAGATTAGTTTTACAAGATGTTTCTCCAATATCTTTTTTGATCATCTGATGACCGAAAATGGACTAAAACTATACTAAATCTAGACTTGTCAAATTTGAACCCGAAATGTAAAACTGGCCAGACTAAATGCTAGTTGGTTGTTAAGACTAGTTAAATATTTATGCAACTGTCCACATGATTCAAAGCCAGTTGATGTATGCCTTGCCAACTAGACTTGCGCATCATTCCATTGGAAATATGActgtttaagattaaaaaatagGGGAATTGTATTGTAGAGAGACGAAGTGTTTGGATAGAAGTATaagaaaaacaaactaaattGGACAAAACTGAACCACAAAATGTGAGAGACTTGAGCTAGTTGCAAGTCTGAGATAATTTACCTGTTCATACTGTCTGTCCTATATATCCAATTGTAAATTTGGTTCTCAATCCTAAACACTAAACTGCTAAAATAGCCTCCCAAACCAAAATATTAACGCGAACACGGTGTTCAAGCACAACTCGCTCACCTTCACCCTTTATTTGCCATCCCACCCCACTgctgattgattgatttcttCTGGAAGTTCAGGAGAGGAGGAAGGCCAGCCTCCAGCTGCGGTTTAATCCCATTCATAATTCACTTTGATGTCATTGTTGTTGCAGGATCTCATTTTAACAGGCATCAGCACAGTCATGCTACCTCTTGCCGGCATTTCCACGTAGGGCCCCAGGCCCAGATCCCTGTTGATTTCCCAATGCCCCATCCAGGACAATCTCAGACAGGAATGAGCCATCATCTCGGCCCTGCGCACCAGCCAGCCGCGGCGTTACATCCACCCATCAACCACATACCAGCTCCACCGTTCCAGGACATCCCACCCCCGCCCTTCCTACCTCAGGCTTTACACCAGCAATACCTCATCCAGCAGCAGATCCTGGAGGCCCAGCACAGGAGGATACTTCCACAGCCCAGGTATGACGCTGTGTTAAACTCATAATCAATCATATTTCAAGAGGGAGCGTAGAGGGAGAATAACAGAAAAAGAGGTGGAGATGGGGAGGTGGAGGGATGCAGGAAAAATTGTTGTTCATAAAGATGAAGATTTACAGAACTTAATGTTTAGGTTCCTTACAAATGTACGTTATTATGGCAAGATATGACATATTATGGCAAGATATGAGAATTTGGGTTATTTGGCttttcataatgtttttaataaacattatttgagtGTTCATTTTCTTGCACTCTTCAAAGAATGTGAGTTTGTTTTCGTCctcttcagtagcacttacatagactcaattttacagttttattcctatcCTGTGTTTCCAGATCTGAGGCTTTCCCACAGAATTGGCTCATTTCAAATGGTTGCTTCTGGTTATTTATGTCCACTGGTTTAAATGacacaaataacgtgatatttagcccctggaatgcaaattttaccaagggaacCCTACCAAGAACATGTATTTTACCCCTCCGGAATGCCATTGGAATGGTTTCGAGTAGCATTTGGGTGGGGTTTTttcttgtgaaaacctggcaaccctgctccCATCTagatactatttaaatatattatttaaactgaactgagatggatgatggcatcactgaatccaaagatgaactgcctttaaccgtcatcctaattaatgttgttcagttgctttgacacaatttggtttgtataaagcgctatataaataaaggtgatttgacttgaaCTGACTCTATTGACTCAGTTGTCATTCACCTTATTTATTTCAATCTGAAATTTGAGCAACTTTAACCTTGACTGTTTTATGATTGATTTCATGAAAATCCAAAATCCCCTCTTTAAAAATTTGACCTCTAATGtgtcaacaaaaaaaatcaaacaagcCTTTTGAGCCAGACTTTATCAAATGTTCAGACTTCTGTTCTGGAAACGTTTGcaaattcatgcatttttaaagataAAACTTGCAATTCAAAAAATATTTGCAATTCTTAAGGAATTCAATCAACTGGGGAAATACGGTGATACTGTTAGTTACATTTTTAACCCTATTCACCTGTAGTGTCTTGCTTAACTCATCTTCCATGTCTTATTGAGACATCTCGTAATCCAGTAATCAATATTTGTTTTTTCCGATATATTTTATAATCAGGTTTATCCAGCTGACTCAGGCTCTAACCATTTTCCTAGCAGGCATGCTCCAGACCGAACCCTTCCCCATCCGCAGACATTGCGGCCGCCATATGAATATCCACCATCCATCCACATTTCCCCCCCACCGCCTGTGCCCCAGCAGCCACGCTACCTTGCTGAAGGAACAGACTGGTACGTCTGTATTCAGTGACTTCATAAACTAGTACTCAGTTTGGCTTTGATTAGCTGATGCCATTCCTCTTTGTCCATCCAGGGATCTGAGTGTGGATCCAGGCCTGCCTCAGTACCACGTCTCTCCCCTCACTCAACATTATCAGCATTACCTGACCTCTCCACGACTGCATCACTTCCCCAGGAACACCACCTCGGCACAAGTGGTCAGTATGAGCCTTTCGAACGCACTGCAATTATAGATCCTTACTTCAAAGTAACTGACCAGTGCTTGCCTTCCATTGGTTGCCACTTATCTCTTTATGTGCTTCTTCATTGGTGCTGTCTTGCACAGGTTGTCCATGAGATCCGAAACTACCCTTATCCTCAGTTACATCTGCTGGCTCTCCAAAGCCTCAGTCCGTCTCGCCATGCATCTGCTGTGCGGGAAAGTTACGAGGTACCATCACACTAGTTGTTCTTGATCAAACATCTTCTTAATCAGTCATTTAATGTGATGTGTTAACGTGGTTTTGAATCCAGGAGCTCCTGCAGTTGGAGGACAGACTGGGAAATGTTAACAGAGGGGCTCTGCCAACCACCATCGAGAGGTTTACCTTTCCTTATAAgtataaaaaggtaaaaccaCAACGATGTACGATGACATTTTAAAGTTCCTGTCAAGACTGTTATGTGTCATCTTTGAATAATTATATTCCTTATCCTCCTGTTTTGCTGGGGTTAATTACTTAAACTACTTCTTGGTATTTTGTAAGCTTTTCCTCAATGATCATGAATTTTCTCTTTGGTCGTGAGTTTGCATGCAAAGATTCACTCATAGTTGTGATTTGGAAAGGCTGTGCCAATTTTGGCTACACTGATGTGTTGGAGTCAAACTGAGCCTCA
Protein-coding sequences here:
- the LOC128019073 gene encoding E3 ubiquitin-protein ligase RNF165 isoform X2; its protein translation is MVLVHVGYLVLPVFGSVRNRGSHFNRHQHSHATSCRHFHVGPQAQIPVDFPMPHPGQSQTGMSHHLGPAHQPAAALHPPINHIPAPPFQDIPPPPFLPQALHQQYLIQQQILEAQHRRILPQPRHAPDRTLPHPQTLRPPYEYPPSIHISPPPPVPQQPRYLAEGTDWDLSVDPGLPQYHVSPLTQHYQHYLTSPRLHHFPRNTTSAQVVVHEIRNYPYPQLHLLALQSLSPSRHASAVRESYEELLQLEDRLGNVNRGALPTTIERFTFPYKYKKRRPLELKIGMDEEELDTDEKCTICLSMLEDGEDVRRLPCMHLFHQACVDQWLATNKKCPICRVDIETQLSPES
- the LOC128019073 gene encoding E3 ubiquitin-protein ligase RNF165 isoform X1, producing MVLVHVGYLVLPVFGSVRNRGSHFNRHQHSHATSCRHFHVGPQAQIPVDFPMPHPGQSQTGMSHHLGPAHQPAAALHPPINHIPAPPFQDIPPPPFLPQALHQQYLIQQQILEAQHRRILPQPSRHAPDRTLPHPQTLRPPYEYPPSIHISPPPPVPQQPRYLAEGTDWDLSVDPGLPQYHVSPLTQHYQHYLTSPRLHHFPRNTTSAQVVVHEIRNYPYPQLHLLALQSLSPSRHASAVRESYEELLQLEDRLGNVNRGALPTTIERFTFPYKYKKRRPLELKIGMDEEELDTDEKCTICLSMLEDGEDVRRLPCMHLFHQACVDQWLATNKKCPICRVDIETQLSPES